AGTACCCACAAGGCCTTATTTGTAAGACATGTATCATCTGTTTTTAGCACCCCAAAACACTTTTCAATATTACATTGAATGATCTCATCCAATATCATTGGAACCCCATAtacctttatttaatttcataaaacaaaaacattaaggttatatttattttctgaaaaGTATTAACgaatgaaaaaaatgttaagaaaaattattttttcatatttggttttataatgaaaaatagggaagaaagttaaatataattaaaattagtaacatacatatatatttttaaattatttgatcatagttaaataagttaaatgaaattgaaatatgatataaaaataatttattaactttaaatttatttttatttttattttcgtattttttttctcaaactttttgggaatcaaatataacctaaagtGCCATTTGGtacacttttttaaaaaaaaataaaaaataaaaaataaaaaataaaaaatagtaataactcAATGCAAACTTTTTATACAAATAGTTAATTTGTCTTAAAGAGATagtatttttacaaattatttataaaaaaaaacacatgtatttaaaaaatatattaattttaatttttttttttgttttatacaaaaaaaaattatcatatttttttgtttttagctaCAAATATCCCTTTTAGGCATTCATCAGAGCAAACTATAAATGgggaaaatgataataaataataaataaaatgacttAAATTCATAAGACTTTCCCAAGTATTCATACATTTGACTAATATAGGGAGGAAAGCCCTATGTTTTTGAGGAACCTCTTATGGGTGATGATAGGTAGATTTGTAAAgcattcacattaatctatgatttaaaaatgttttaaaaagaaatttagggTTGAAACACATCATTCATTACTTAAGACATCTATCATTTTCGTCACCCTTCTTCCCAATCTTGTTTTTGGACTCAACCCCATTATTACAATAAcaccaaacatgttttaaacTCATCATTATCATAATTTCCATCACTTTTCAAGTTGATCTCAGCTCAAACACAGCTCAAGATACCCCTAAAACACAGTGGTGGAAAAGTTGAAGCTCAATGTCTTAGACCTTTCAAAATCACTATTATGATTTTGAGAGCACACCTCTTCTCTGATACCAGGTGCTTTGGTTTTTGCTCTACTTTAACAATGGTCAAATATGGGTGAAGGAAGAGGGAAAAGTGGTTGTAATAAAGTCCATTTGCAGGCCCTAAAGGGGTGAGCTGTGGACAGTTGAAAAGTGGTGATTGGTGGTTGTTTCCAAAGTGAAGGTGTTGAGCAAAGAGGAAACATGAGCATGGCTTCCTTGGCTCTGCACTCACAACATTACACTTAGCTGATTCACATGCCTAGAAAGGAAAACCCCTCATTTGATTTGATTGGTGcagaaaaatggtatttttgcttttttcaaaatcatgaaatgTTCTGTTCACCCATTAAAGTGTtggtgtttttttctttctttgaagtCTGTTTCCATGCACACAAGTAATTTAGGggtttatttcattaaaaagttAATCAAAAATGCAAATTTGAAAGTTTAAGCTTCCTCCtatgaaaagatgaaaaataaactcTTCTAATAAGTGATTTTGTAATCACTATTTCACCTCAAACAATTTTTggataataaatttgaagataaaataataagatcatTTAtgtcctatttctttcttttatttgtttatttttttcatcatttttcattttctttactcTTCccctattatttttcatttcatgttCCAAACAGACCCTTTAATTTGTATGCTATTTCAAAATTACAAAGAAGAGCCCTCAACATCTGTAGATGGTACACCAAACAAGAGGCCTAAGCCAACTGGCAACTTTACAAACTGTACAGTAGCTTGAAAGTGAAAAAGAACTCAGATAATGAATATACCTTTGTTCAAAGGAAGATAAAGATGCAGCCTGCATATAAAAAGATGAATGTACTCCATTGAAGCAAAGTTTGTCTTCCCTTTTTCCAGTGCATGCCCACAAGCTTTGCATGGAGCCAGTATAAAGGAATACACATATCTATAAAAGCATCAGGAAAATTGAACCTTAAAAGAGCATTAGACATTTAGACCTACACCAAGCGTACCCCATTCCTTTCCCATATGTGCTTGGAATCAGAAAATTTGTTACTTGTACTTTTCCATGATTCTTCTTGCTTCTTCTAGACTGTCTTCCGTAGAGGGGGTGCCTCCGTCTAcgcctcctcctcctcctcctcttggGCCATCATCCTTGTTCAAGGCAATGAATGTGAAATATATGAGGCCCATCATAGCCTGTTCATCAACCAGAATGATGAGTCATGATCATTAATACACTGTTTAAAAGCATGTTGTAAACCTGTTTACTGTTAAGCAAACAACAGTTCTTCCATGTTCCAATCAACAAGTCTCCCCCTAATCCCAAAAGCTTCACTTGGTGAATACTAGAGAAGTTGATTAACAGATTAGAAGGGTAAAAATAACTTGCTTATTCGCAAACATGCAGCTTGAGAAGTAGTCCACATATTATAAGGATTTTACATCAGCACTACAATGCTAATGAAGGAAGCAAAGATGGAAGGATTGACAACAGGAATAAAATCAGATCTGTTCTTTTCACCATATGATTTAGAAGGACACTGCTAGGACCAGTGCACTACGTTTTCACTATTTTCAAGATGATTGCTCCAATTGGCAAAATTTGCCTTTGGCATCAAACTTAGATGTTGGAGAGCATATTCACTAATAACATTTTAGTCCTCTAAAAGGAAAACGAACACACAAAAGAGATCATCCCGATTCACACTCAAACAACTAGGCATTAGTCAGTCTCAGAGCAGTGCATAATTTCTAGATAAAAAAGTCACTGCAATTTCTTCAACTGTTTTGATTTCCACAACCCGTCTGTTGTGTGAAAGAAATTTTATGCATAAACTCCAAGAACCAGATGGTTACAGCTAGATTCAAGCACGCATTTGTATGCATTTTAAGTGAACTCATGTAATGTGCACATATCATTTGCAAGACAGAAATGAAGGCCAATCCACTATTTTCTCTTCTTGGCCAAGATTCTGAATCTTAATTCTAAATGGATGTACTTATTCTGTCTCCCTACTGTTAGCCTTTATGTGGCAGATGTATGTTAGGTGAGAAAGAAATGAAGCAGCTGATCATATGTGTTTGTAATTCTAGCTCTAGATTGAATGGGGTTGATATAACCATCTTCCTGAAGGATCCTGTTTGGAGGGATGAAAGTGGTATTGGGCTTGAAAGAGAGACTGTTGGGAACTTACTGCATGACCTTATCTAAtctggaaggagagaaatatcctgccatcaaaatttaataacaaGGAAAAATGTAATTGTTAAAGCTTTGGCTGCCCTTCTTTCTATGTCTATTCAGAGAAAGTTGGGATGGCTTCCTTCTATGTTTGAGAAAACATTTGTTTAAATCtgtttatttttactaaaatcaCCATATTGTAGGAGAAATGATATTTACACTTCTTTTAGGAGATATTACCTAACATTTGTaaggattttattttcctttctgtTAACATTCCATAGTTAACATTACAATTCAAATGATTTGGCACCTCCAACTGGATGATCCAATCTTGATAAGATTCCATAGGCAAAAGTtagactaaaaaataataataataataatttttcgaCTTTCAGGTGAAACATGAAAAGAGAATGGGTCAAGTACTAGGATATGGTCGGCCAGACCTTGGTGGGGGAAGTGAAACTCCTTAAGAGAGCTAGGGAGGGTGGTAATCTTATGGGAGTTAAGGTCAGGGGGAGAGGCGTCATAGGGGAGGAGGTGTCTCATTTATTGTTTGCAAATGACACTCTTGTTTTTTATGAGGCTTCCCAAGATCAAATGGTTCAAGTTGGTTGCCCATGTGGTTTAAAGCTTTATTAGGGCTGAAAATGAATCTGGATCAGAGTGAGTTGATTCCTACTAGTAGAGTGAATCATGTTGAAGAGTTGGTGTTTGAATTAGGCTGCAAGGAAGGCAAACTTCCAGTTACCTACCTAGGTCTACCTCTAGTTGCTCCCTTTAGATCTATGGCAgcttgggatggggtggaagagaggttTCGTAAAAGACTCTCAATGTGAAAAAGGCAATACATCTCTAAAGGAGGAAGACTTATGTTAATCAATAGTACTTTATCTAGCTTTCCCACttattttatgtctttattCAATATTCCAAGGAAAGTCAGATTGAGGTTGGAGAAAGTTCAAAGAGATTTCCTCTAAGAAGGAGAGATTTGGAGGAAAAATGCATCTTGTGATGTCATCGATGGGGTGTGTTTAGAGAAGAGAAAAGGGGAGGGGGGGAGTTAGGAATTAGACATCTTTCATTGTTGAATAAGGCACTTTTATGCAAATGGAATTGGCGGTTTGCAACTGAAAGAGAAGCCTTCTGAAATCAGGTTATTAGTGATAAATATGGAGGGTAAGAGGGCGGTTGGCGATCTCAAGAAGTAAGAGTTGGGTATGGAGTAGTGCTTTGGAAATCTACCAAGGAGTGAAATAATTTCCATTGcaattcttcttttttggtGGGTAATGGGAGAAGGGGGAAGCTTTGGAAGGATAAATGGTGTGGGGATGAACTGTTGAGTCTTTCATTTACTTCTTTATATGCCTTAGCTGTTTCAAAAGATGCATGGGTGGAAGTTTTTTATGGCTTCATGCAGGGGAAAGAGCCTATTGGAATGTTTCTCTAGACCTTTAAATGATTGAGAGATGGAAATTGTAGAGGATCTTTTTTCAAGGCTACAAGGGGAGGTGGTTGATAGTGAGAGGGAAGACAGGGTGGTGTGGATGAACTTGAGCAACAAGAAGTTCTCCATTAAGCTTTTATATGCCGCTTTGAAACTGGGGGGCACATTTAACCTTCCAAAGAGTGTGATTCGAACTCTTGGATGTCTTCTAAAGTTAGTTTCTTCATGTGGGGGAGTAGCTTGGGAAAGGTTTTGACAATTAGTTAGCTTCAAAGAAGAGGGTGGTCTATGGTAAATTGATGTTTCCTAtgtaaagaagagaaaaaaaaatccataaatcaCATCCTTCCATTGTGCCAAGGCTAGGGTTCTTTGGAGTTGTTGTCTACTCTTTTTTATGTCCAACAGGTGCAAGTTGTTACAGTTAAGGACACACTTCTAGGGTGGATTGGTCCCTTTGTGGGTAAAAGATGTAAGAAGGTTTGGAGAACAACTCCTTTGTGTATCTTTCGgattgtttggaaggaaaggaatcaAAGGCATTATTTGAAGACTTCCTTTCTTAGTATTTTGTTTTCATGGGTGAAGATGTACATAGAGATAGGTTCCATGtctttattcaattttgtaGAGTGGTTAGGCTCTTGTTATGAGAGagagttgttttttttgttctctttggTTCATTGTGCTTTTTGGTGTGGCTTGTATAAGTCCTATGTACTTTACTATGTCCTTTTTTTGGCGCTTTTTAATATAGCTGCATTTgttgcatataaaaataataaaaatgcatgCATATGTATAGTTGAGAGAAGTGAAGTAATGTTCCTTAGCCTAAAACtgttaaggtttttttttttttccttttatcaaCCCTTGTCCAAATGCAAATTGGAATTTCCAATTGAAAAGCAAAGATACACTTCTCAAAACTTactatttaatgtttttatatggTACAATATAATTTAACTATTTAAATCCAACTATTTTTCATGAAATGGTTATGTATTATTCTATACTTCCTGCTTCCAATCTATACACATGTCtgcatattttttctatttattttcattatataaaaaaacttacaatacatgatatgatatgatatatgatatggaaaaatagaaaaacagtACACAATCCATTTGATGAATCATCTATCCTTAAtccttttaaaatgaaaaacaaaaatagacaACATACCAGTACAAAGAAAGCTGTAGACAAGAATGACTTGAATACAAAGAGGGCCACTGCCAATGTAACTACAGTAACAGAAATCCTTGCAATTGGTCTTGGAACAGATTCCTGATAACAATTAAGAAAATGGACAGAAAAACAACTTAATGTCTAATGCAATTGATAAGAAGAAGGTGCTTTAGATCATCTATACAATCGCTAATGAGTTCAGAGAGATAGACAAAATGAACTTACAGGCACCAGGTTAGTTCCTGCCTCAATTCCATCCTTCCCAATCTTCCATACTGTTTGAATCACTATTCAGCAGGATCAATCATAGAAATTAgcacaaatgaaaatttaaatcaattaaGTAAATTGTTTCTTGTTCAAATAAGGAAGACAGCAGCAAAGGGACTTCATGCAGCAGTATCAAGCTTAGCTTAGTTGTGAACTTCTGAAACAAATGTTCA
Above is a genomic segment from Vitis riparia cultivar Riparia Gloire de Montpellier isolate 1030 chromosome 7, EGFV_Vit.rip_1.0, whole genome shotgun sequence containing:
- the LOC117917633 gene encoding uncharacterized protein LOC117917633, whose protein sequence is MASSINLLSVPPYCPKCCRTQTLVLSLSNSQFFSSKSFCLLPNIQTQKLRIRKSRSRPVVCASQSNFLRVIQTVWKIGKDGIEAGTNLVPESVPRPIARISVTVVTLAVALFVFKSFLSTAFFVLAMMGLIYFTFIALNKDDGPRGGGGGGVDGGTPSTEDSLEEARRIMEKYK